The region CCCCCAGCGTCCTGCATCACCATGATCGTCAAGCATCGAAAACGCAACGCCGGTATTCTGCGCGTATGCAAAATTAAGAAAGCCGGAAATTAGTGTCCTGTCACCTCCAAAACGCAGCTCTTTTGTCGCCCACGCCTTAGTAGTTTGGTCTATTAGAAAAACCCCGCCGGCTATGGCGAGGTAGGCAATCTTCCACAATAGATCACGCTTATTCATTAAGGCTTTTTGGTTTCCACGGGAGCCTTAGGCTCAGAGGTAAATATTTTATTTACGATCTTCCATTCACCGTTGATCTTGAGCAGCGACATATAGTCTGTCAGCTTAACTGTAGGATAGTCGAGGATTATCTTAGCTGTCGCGGCGTTTCCGACTACGTCGATGCTTTCGATCGAACGTTTACGTTTAGCTTCATCGGCAGCAGGCTTGCCACCGGTTGCCCCGGCAATGTACTCGGAAAAGCTGCGTGTTGTGTATTTGCCGTCGCGGATAAAGATAAGGTTGCCCTCGGTGTGAAACGCTTTTTTAAAAAACTCCGCGTCACCGGTCGCATGGCCCTTGATATAGTTTTCGAGCGGAACACGCACAGCATCTTTTTCTGATGTCTGAGCCGATGCGTTAAACGCAAAAGCAAAAATCAGGATGAGAAATACAATACCAACTTTCATAACTACTCCTATACGATCTCTTTCAGAGCATCGTTGCATCTTTCACAAACTGAAGGATACTCAACAAACTCTCCAACGCGAACAGAATAATTCCAGCAGCGTTCGCATTTTTCACCGTCTGCTTTTTGGATCTCGACCCTGAACGCATCTCCTTCATGAACTTCGACCTGCGAGACGATGAAAACGTAACGCAGTTGGTCAAAATAATCCATCAAAAATCGTGTCGTCGCAGCGTCTGTTGTCAGTATTACATTGGCATCAAGCGATGAGCCGATCTGCTTGTCATTTCGAGCGTCTTCGAGTGCCTTCAAAACTTCATCCCTGATCGCGAAGATCTTTTCCCATTTCTCATTGAGGCTTGAGTGGTCCGCCTCATCTGCGACCTGAAATTCGGCAAGATGGACCGAGGCCACAGATTGTCCGGGTAAATTTTCCCACGCCTCGTCAGACGTGAAAGCCAATATTGGCGAGAGCAGGCGGCACAAGTTGTCAACAACTGTGTGCAGAGCAGTCTGAGCCGAGCGTCGTTCCAAAGATCTCGGAGCAAATATGTAGAGCCGGTCCTTGATAATGTCAAAGTATCTAGACGATAGCGTCACCGTGCAGAAATTGTAGAGAACATGATACGCCGCCTGAAAATCGTATGCCTCATAGGCCGCAAGCACCTTTTTCGTGACATCGTTAAGTCCCGCAAGAGCCCAACGGTCAATCTCAAGCATCTCCGACGGCGCCACAGCATCACTTACGGGATCAAATCCTTCAAGATTCCCAAGCGCATAACGCAGCGTATTTCGCATCTTGCGATACGC is a window of Chloracidobacterium sp. DNA encoding:
- a CDS encoding nuclear transport factor 2 family protein, producing MKVGIVFLILIFAFAFNASAQTSEKDAVRVPLENYIKGHATGDAEFFKKAFHTEGNLIFIRDGKYTTRSFSEYIAGATGGKPAADEAKRKRSIESIDVVGNAATAKIILDYPTVKLTDYMSLLKINGEWKIVNKIFTSEPKAPVETKKP